A window of Fictibacillus halophilus contains these coding sequences:
- a CDS encoding SDR family oxidoreductase, whose amino-acid sequence MNRKTAIVTGTSSGFGMHCAIELAKAGFYVISTMRNIGRAESLLKLADENKVSDQIHLYALDVTSTESILTFKDFIKEFPSIDVLVNNAGFALGGFSEELPIDEYRLQFETNVFGVIAITQTVLPFMRKNKRGRIINMSSISGKFGFPGLSPYTASKHALEGYSESLRLELRPFGIDVVLIEPGSYQTNIWSSVDNMTISSKSPYYFYMEALMKNMESSKGNHGDPVDVAQLVTKLATATKTPKLRYPIGRGVRLTIWLKAIVPWKTLERIITMKLVGNKKR is encoded by the coding sequence ATGAACAGAAAAACAGCCATTGTGACTGGCACATCTAGCGGGTTTGGTATGCATTGTGCAATTGAACTTGCGAAGGCCGGTTTCTACGTAATAAGTACGATGCGAAATATCGGTCGTGCAGAATCTCTATTAAAGTTGGCAGACGAAAACAAGGTAAGTGACCAAATTCATCTTTATGCTCTGGACGTGACATCAACAGAATCTATTCTTACTTTTAAAGACTTCATCAAAGAGTTTCCTAGCATTGATGTTTTAGTCAATAATGCAGGATTTGCACTTGGCGGTTTTTCGGAAGAACTTCCAATCGATGAATATCGTCTTCAGTTTGAAACAAATGTGTTTGGTGTTATCGCGATTACGCAAACCGTTCTTCCCTTCATGCGTAAAAACAAGCGTGGACGCATCATTAATATGAGCAGCATATCTGGAAAGTTCGGCTTTCCTGGTCTATCACCTTATACGGCATCTAAGCATGCGTTGGAAGGATACAGCGAAAGTTTGCGTTTAGAGCTTCGTCCGTTCGGTATAGATGTTGTTCTTATTGAACCTGGATCTTATCAAACAAACATCTGGTCTTCGGTTGACAACATGACCATTAGTTCTAAGTCTCCTTATTATTTTTATATGGAGGCATTGATGAAAAACATGGAGAGCAGCAAAGGAAATCATGGAGATCCCGTTGATGTCGCACAGCTAGTAACTAAACTAGCTACCGCCACAAAAACACCTAAACTGCGGTATCCGATTGGTAGAGGTGTGAGATTAACGATATGGCTAAAAGCAATCGTTCCATGGAAGACGTTAGAAAGAATAATAACAATGAAACTAGTAGGAAACAAAAAGAGGTAG
- a CDS encoding C40 family peptidase, protein MKKAAAGLAIAGVVAFNPIVGEAALGDQTLKPGTQHSDVQDLQQTLDKKGYFSYSKTTDYYGNYTTDAVKKFQAEKGITVDGIAGDETFKSLGIDATESNSSIVEVAKKYEGTPYQWGGESPDGFDCSGYLQYIFDEAENVELPRTVDDIYAKGTKVDSPAVGDIVFFNLEGDGPSHAGVYIGNDQFVHASSSKGVTTAELNGSYWSENYIGAKSYE, encoded by the coding sequence TTGAAAAAAGCAGCAGCAGGATTAGCAATAGCAGGTGTCGTGGCGTTTAATCCGATTGTGGGTGAAGCAGCTCTAGGTGATCAAACGCTGAAACCTGGGACGCAGCATTCAGATGTACAAGACCTCCAACAAACATTAGACAAAAAAGGATATTTTTCATATAGCAAAACAACCGATTATTATGGTAATTATACAACAGATGCCGTAAAGAAATTCCAAGCTGAAAAAGGAATCACAGTGGATGGTATCGCTGGTGATGAAACATTTAAATCGCTAGGAATTGATGCTACAGAAAGTAATTCTTCAATCGTCGAAGTGGCTAAAAAATACGAAGGAACACCTTATCAGTGGGGTGGAGAATCACCGGACGGTTTTGATTGCAGTGGATACTTACAATATATCTTTGATGAAGCAGAGAATGTTGAGTTGCCTCGTACAGTCGATGACATTTATGCAAAAGGGACAAAAGTTGATTCACCAGCAGTGGGCGATATCGTATTCTTTAATCTAGAGGGAGACGGTCCGAGCCATGCTGGAGTGTATATCGGAAACGACCAATTTGTACATGCTTCATCTTCAAAAGGGGTAACAACAGCGGAGCTTAACGGCTCTTACTGGTCAGAAAACTATATTGGAGCAAAAAGCTACGAATAA
- a CDS encoding M14 family zinc carboxypeptidase — translation MAFSALNAVASPAQAVGNGPGTGNGSIQTSILHTYEELVDTLKTLDAKQDAMKLEVIGQTVKGRDIFMAKYISNPNNPTILFLTQQHGNEQLTTEGALEFMKHLGTNKTKGLLNNVNVLVIPMLNADGAMGDVNFSLEDYLADGDRHLTRYNANEVDLNREHDKPTNEMEPEARVLHENVFAKYNIDYMIDLHHQGTLSETDGQLVSGSMLYPTNAKVKPEVVEKSKRLGAVVFNAIHHTGWGHIGKYDGGSGENIGRNGAAVRYDISTLLFEMRGMSDHYREDYALGQKSNGYLIKQTVVTLDAAVRTISDGSINTTDASFWDTLPQQTNRSGEVDEDE, via the coding sequence ATGGCTTTTAGTGCTCTAAATGCTGTCGCTTCACCTGCACAAGCTGTTGGAAACGGCCCAGGTACAGGAAATGGTTCTATACAAACGTCTATTCTACATACTTACGAAGAACTTGTTGATACGCTAAAAACACTTGATGCTAAACAAGATGCAATGAAACTTGAAGTGATCGGTCAAACTGTAAAAGGTCGAGATATCTTCATGGCAAAGTACATATCCAATCCAAATAATCCCACCATTCTTTTTTTAACTCAACAGCATGGTAACGAGCAACTTACAACAGAAGGTGCGTTAGAGTTCATGAAACATCTCGGTACTAATAAAACAAAAGGTTTGTTGAACAATGTAAATGTTTTAGTCATACCGATGCTTAATGCTGATGGTGCAATGGGCGATGTAAACTTCTCGCTTGAAGATTACTTAGCTGATGGTGACCGCCACCTTACCCGTTATAATGCAAATGAAGTTGACTTGAACCGTGAACATGATAAGCCAACAAATGAAATGGAGCCTGAAGCTCGTGTACTGCATGAAAATGTGTTTGCTAAATATAACATTGATTACATGATAGATTTACATCACCAAGGAACGCTAAGCGAAACGGATGGCCAACTTGTTTCGGGATCTATGCTTTATCCTACTAATGCAAAGGTGAAGCCAGAAGTCGTTGAAAAATCTAAACGATTAGGGGCTGTTGTATTTAACGCCATTCATCATACTGGATGGGGACATATCGGAAAGTACGATGGTGGTTCTGGGGAAAACATCGGACGTAACGGTGCTGCTGTTCGTTATGATATTTCTACTCTTCTTTTTGAAATGCGTGGAATGTCTGACCATTATAGAGAAGATTATGCTCTTGGACAAAAGAGCAATGGTTATTTGATCAAACAGACAGTCGTAACATTAGATGCTGCTGTTCGTACCATTTCAGATGGTTCAATCAACACAACTGATGCAAGTTTCTGGGATACACTTCCTCAACAAACAAATCGTTCTGGTGAGGTTGATGAAGACGAGTAA
- a CDS encoding DMT family transporter has translation MLIGILFAILAGVLVGLQNIFNTRVNDHAGTWSTTALVLGLGFLASMALGVVFEGKELFVLKNMETWFWFSGLIGVGVVVCLVQGTKLLGPTFAISIVLTSQLGSALMWDSLGLFGLEKIPFTSQQLLGVLVIIGGVIVFKFGGRSQEKQKVKPIQRHMKEQVTGR, from the coding sequence ATGCTTATCGGTATACTCTTTGCAATTTTGGCAGGCGTACTTGTCGGTCTGCAAAATATTTTTAACACACGAGTCAATGACCATGCCGGAACATGGTCGACTACAGCCCTTGTGCTAGGTTTGGGCTTTCTAGCCTCAATGGCACTAGGTGTTGTTTTTGAAGGAAAAGAATTATTTGTTCTCAAAAATATGGAAACTTGGTTTTGGTTCAGCGGATTGATCGGGGTCGGTGTTGTTGTTTGTTTAGTTCAAGGTACAAAACTGCTCGGTCCAACATTCGCTATCTCTATCGTTCTGACGTCACAGCTCGGCTCTGCTCTCATGTGGGATTCACTCGGGTTGTTCGGTCTAGAGAAAATTCCGTTTACCTCTCAGCAGCTTTTAGGAGTCCTCGTCATTATCGGTGGCGTTATCGTGTTTAAATTTGGAGGAAGAAGTCAAGAAAAACAAAAAGTTAAACCCATCCAGAGACATATGAAAGAACAAGTTACGGGGAGATAA
- a CDS encoding Crp/Fnr family transcriptional regulator — MREIHDPELLQYYLKTFEIKPILNEDLLPYLTLYSYNHGELICTQGDPYNHLYLLVKGKLKIFNTSPEGKTLILSFKTPLDVVGDIEYVQGTDFINTVEAVSEVHMIAIHHRWLNKYASDHTPLLKFLLNVITKKFFVKSSSLSFNLLYPVEVRFASYLLSVCFDERDALYSGKLSTSHLIDAANLIGTSYRHLNRVIQHLSKEGLVERHKGFIEVKNREGLSELANHRNIYEK; from the coding sequence ATGCGAGAAATTCACGACCCTGAGCTGCTTCAGTACTATTTGAAGACTTTCGAAATCAAACCTATTTTAAACGAGGATCTTCTACCCTATCTAACTCTATACAGCTATAATCATGGTGAATTGATCTGTACACAAGGTGATCCTTATAACCATTTATATTTGTTAGTAAAAGGAAAACTGAAGATTTTCAACACTTCACCTGAAGGTAAGACGCTCATTCTTTCATTTAAAACACCTCTTGATGTTGTTGGGGATATTGAATACGTCCAAGGAACTGACTTTATCAATACAGTTGAAGCCGTCTCTGAAGTTCACATGATTGCGATTCATCACCGGTGGTTGAATAAATACGCAAGCGATCATACGCCGCTCTTAAAGTTTCTGCTGAACGTAATCACCAAGAAGTTTTTTGTTAAATCAAGCTCTTTAAGCTTTAATCTTCTGTATCCGGTTGAAGTGCGTTTTGCGAGCTACCTTTTGTCGGTTTGTTTTGACGAACGAGATGCGTTATATAGCGGCAAACTTAGCACGAGTCATCTTATAGATGCTGCAAACTTAATCGGAACAAGCTATCGTCATCTGAACCGTGTCATCCAACACCTTTCTAAAGAAGGGCTCGTTGAACGACATAAAGGTTTTATCGAAGTGAAGAATCGTGAAGGCTTAAGTGAACTAGCCAACCATCGAAATATTTACGAAAAATAA
- a CDS encoding DMT family transporter, translating to MKGIVFAFLAGAFITLQGVANARISQDIGSWQAATITQLTGFVAAVLIVLIVKDQKWKEFKKVRPIYLTGGSFAAVVIYGNIYGIHSIGVTLTIAVILISQLAITFVIDGKGWFGVLKKEMKVPQFIGIAMMIAGVVILKF from the coding sequence ATGAAAGGAATAGTGTTTGCTTTTTTAGCCGGCGCCTTTATTACTCTGCAAGGTGTAGCGAACGCACGGATCAGCCAGGATATTGGCTCATGGCAGGCAGCAACGATTACTCAATTGACTGGTTTTGTCGCAGCCGTTCTAATTGTTTTGATCGTAAAAGATCAAAAATGGAAAGAATTTAAGAAAGTACGACCCATCTATTTAACTGGCGGATCATTTGCTGCAGTCGTCATCTATGGAAATATTTACGGCATTCACTCTATAGGCGTGACGTTGACGATCGCCGTAATCTTAATCTCGCAGCTAGCGATTACATTTGTGATCGATGGCAAAGGCTGGTTTGGTGTATTAAAAAAAGAAATGAAAGTTCCGCAATTTATTGGAATTGCCATGATGATTGCAGGAGTTGTCATTTTAAAATTTTAA
- a CDS encoding cell wall hydrolase encodes MINLLSKLVLFFVAVTFLFVPTKVQAHGLLTEGSQGNEVAILQEKLKALGLFYGPVTGYYGPITERAVASFQYETNLSSDGVAGPATFLMLHDVEQMARVVHGEARGESYIGKVSVAAVILNRLEDPAFPKNVSDVIHQTNAFTAVHDGQYHLQPSNNAYRAVLDAMKGWDPTYGSVYYYNPELATDTWIFSRSSVTKIGNHLFAK; translated from the coding sequence ATGATAAACCTACTAAGCAAGTTAGTACTCTTTTTTGTGGCAGTGACGTTTCTATTCGTTCCGACTAAAGTTCAAGCGCATGGACTATTAACTGAAGGAAGTCAGGGCAATGAGGTCGCCATCCTACAAGAAAAACTAAAAGCACTTGGATTATTCTATGGACCTGTTACTGGATATTATGGCCCTATTACAGAAAGAGCTGTTGCTAGCTTTCAGTATGAGACAAATCTTTCATCAGATGGTGTTGCTGGTCCCGCTACCTTTTTAATGTTACACGATGTAGAACAGATGGCTCGTGTTGTTCATGGTGAGGCACGCGGTGAATCCTACATAGGCAAAGTTTCTGTGGCAGCTGTTATATTAAACCGTCTAGAAGACCCTGCATTCCCCAAAAATGTGAGTGATGTCATTCATCAGACGAACGCATTTACTGCCGTTCATGATGGGCAATATCATTTACAGCCTTCCAACAATGCCTATCGTGCAGTGCTTGACGCGATGAAAGGTTGGGACCCCACTTACGGATCTGTTTATTATTACAACCCTGAACTTGCAACAGACACGTGGATTTTCTCACGATCTTCCGTTACGAAAATCGGTAACCACCTTTTCGCGAAATAA
- a CDS encoding lipase family protein translates to MKNIKELFEFDGKMALFLAVMSYKAYIVHELCTIELPKHYEMKQEIITDSGETFGFIAESEDSLVVAFRGTKTMDNVSSYLDISQIPYTYVSNSGLTHRGITKIYSTFRNALLADINHLYSDDKKLLVTGHSLGGSLAALFTLDAAVNTNFKNPILYSFASLPIADEGFTKKFYEEVKNSIRVVNVHDAISNCMTPLFFKNKPLLNLPVGQEYQLNFKNRRYIQNHRILCYIHFLSKQYPNEYKELRNKYPGFFPVSTLCE, encoded by the coding sequence ATGAAAAATATAAAAGAGTTATTTGAGTTCGATGGAAAAATGGCTCTGTTCCTGGCAGTGATGTCTTACAAAGCCTATATCGTTCACGAACTTTGTACGATTGAATTACCAAAGCATTACGAGATGAAACAAGAGATCATCACAGATTCAGGTGAAACATTTGGATTTATTGCTGAGTCAGAGGATTCTTTAGTGGTCGCTTTTCGGGGAACTAAGACTATGGATAATGTAAGTTCATATCTAGATATTTCTCAGATTCCTTATACCTATGTATCGAATAGCGGTTTAACACACCGTGGAATCACTAAAATTTACAGCACATTTCGAAATGCCCTTCTGGCAGATATCAACCATCTCTATTCAGACGATAAAAAACTACTTGTTACAGGTCATAGCCTTGGCGGCAGTCTAGCTGCTTTGTTTACGTTAGATGCAGCTGTGAACACAAATTTCAAAAATCCTATTCTCTATAGTTTTGCGAGTCTACCAATCGCTGATGAAGGTTTTACTAAAAAGTTTTATGAAGAAGTAAAAAACAGCATTCGTGTTGTAAATGTACACGATGCCATCTCAAATTGTATGACTCCACTTTTTTTTAAGAACAAGCCTCTTCTAAATCTCCCAGTTGGACAGGAATATCAACTGAATTTTAAAAATAGGCGATATATCCAAAATCATAGGATTCTATGTTATATCCATTTTTTAAGTAAGCAATATCCAAATGAATACAAAGAACTTCGCAATAAGTATCCAGGGTTTTTTCCTGTTTCAACTCTATGTGAATGA
- a CDS encoding ZIP family metal transporter: MTKTVLSFIFVMGFALVHLSSKYLSFIKDSSRNKFLSFAGGVAVSYVFLHLLPDLNHYQQKVGKTLNHGIGHYLEDHIYLIALLGLALFYGLERLVKNSKKKQGAQSNSEEVAVSSGVFWVHIASFFLYNAVIGYLLIREEYETKWGMFFFFLALSIHFVANDHGLRKDHKQKYDKYGRVLLTVAILIGWGIGAITVVHELIVSILVALLAGGIILNVLKEELPEDQESSFVSFITGLTGFSVLMMLV, encoded by the coding sequence ATGACAAAAACTGTGCTTAGTTTCATTTTTGTAATGGGATTTGCTCTCGTTCATTTAAGCTCAAAATACTTGAGTTTTATAAAAGATTCTTCGCGAAATAAGTTTTTATCTTTTGCAGGAGGAGTAGCTGTTTCTTATGTGTTTCTACATTTACTCCCTGATTTGAATCACTATCAACAAAAGGTTGGGAAAACGCTTAATCATGGAATCGGTCACTATTTGGAGGATCATATCTATTTAATAGCGTTGCTTGGTCTTGCACTTTTTTATGGACTAGAGCGATTAGTCAAGAATTCTAAAAAGAAACAAGGCGCACAGTCAAACTCTGAAGAAGTTGCAGTTTCTTCAGGTGTCTTCTGGGTACATATAGCATCATTCTTTCTGTATAATGCGGTAATTGGATACTTGCTCATAAGAGAAGAGTACGAGACGAAATGGGGAATGTTCTTCTTCTTTTTGGCATTGAGCATTCACTTTGTCGCTAATGATCATGGCCTTAGGAAGGATCACAAACAAAAATATGACAAGTATGGACGAGTGCTGCTTACAGTCGCGATTTTAATTGGTTGGGGTATCGGGGCTATCACGGTAGTTCATGAACTAATCGTATCTATACTAGTTGCTCTTCTAGCAGGAGGCATTATTTTAAACGTTCTAAAAGAAGAACTGCCAGAGGATCAGGAAAGCAGTTTTGTATCGTTTATCACAGGGTTAACAGGTTTTTCGGTACTGATGATGTTGGTCTAG
- a CDS encoding MarR family winged helix-turn-helix transcriptional regulator yields the protein MTTNDNYEIDELVKYVKNFKDSFLHDEKLNYLQIETMIYLLENNTQTITQLAEKIDTTPASTSIIIDRLAKKEMVNRQYTESDRRKVYVSLTETGSQEINRLLIKKNEIISTSLSPLTSTEKLIFAKLNELFQKIND from the coding sequence ATGACTACTAATGACAACTATGAGATAGATGAACTGGTCAAATATGTGAAAAACTTTAAAGACTCATTTCTTCATGACGAAAAACTAAATTATCTTCAAATCGAAACGATGATCTATCTGCTTGAAAACAATACGCAAACAATTACACAACTAGCTGAAAAAATAGATACTACCCCAGCTTCAACATCTATCATTATTGATCGGCTAGCTAAAAAAGAAATGGTGAATCGGCAATATACAGAATCAGATCGAAGAAAAGTATATGTATCATTAACCGAGACCGGATCCCAAGAAATTAACAGGTTGTTGATTAAGAAAAACGAAATCATTTCCACATCCCTGTCACCTTTAACATCAACAGAAAAACTAATCTTTGCAAAATTAAACGAGCTCTTTCAAAAAATAAACGACTAA
- a CDS encoding MDR family MFS transporter: protein MRKQIMTALLLVTVLAAMEGTIVSTAIPRITSDLSGIELVSWVYAVYMLATAVSTPIYGKLADLFGRKKVILAGIILFLIGSALCGIAMSMEQLIFYRAIQGLGAGAVMPITMTIIGDLYAEAKERAKAQGWISAVWGVAGVLGPLAGGFLVDTLSWRYIFFLNIPFGLLAFFMLAANYKENLTKGKPYIDYWGAVTFSLGTIAFLYALLTGSQTQDWSNPIIIGLFLTAILLYVLFAYIEKKSPEPLIPLNLFTNKSVLIVNSLTLISGAVVICITIYLPIWSQGVMGKTATQAGFVLMPLPVMWTLGSLVAGNLVGRLKDNWIITLGISVVSAASLLFYLLDAHSPTYLIYVASGVLGLGMGLITPIYMLIIQASVPSNKRGVAVASNTFTNTFSQTLGSAVFGTIFNLITISKAEKAGQDLDLNASFEHGSELPTSQLGQLQEIIASGIHAIYGVTLLLTLIGIGISFLLLKYKNKEFISSNVR, encoded by the coding sequence CACGAGCGATCTTTCCGGCATTGAACTTGTAAGTTGGGTATATGCGGTTTATATGCTGGCCACAGCTGTATCGACACCCATCTACGGAAAGCTTGCTGATTTATTCGGCCGAAAAAAAGTTATTCTCGCAGGTATTATTCTCTTTTTGATTGGATCTGCTCTTTGTGGAATTGCCATGTCCATGGAACAACTCATCTTTTATCGGGCTATTCAAGGTCTAGGTGCTGGTGCAGTTATGCCAATTACGATGACGATAATTGGAGATCTGTATGCTGAGGCAAAAGAGAGAGCAAAAGCACAAGGCTGGATTTCAGCAGTGTGGGGAGTTGCTGGTGTGTTAGGACCTCTAGCTGGTGGTTTTCTTGTTGACACGCTGTCCTGGCGATATATTTTTTTCTTAAATATTCCGTTCGGACTTCTTGCTTTCTTCATGCTCGCAGCGAATTACAAAGAAAATCTTACAAAAGGAAAACCATACATTGATTATTGGGGTGCTGTCACGTTTTCACTTGGTACGATCGCATTTCTTTATGCACTTTTAACAGGAAGCCAAACTCAAGATTGGAGCAATCCTATCATTATCGGATTATTCCTAACTGCAATCCTGCTTTATGTGCTATTTGCTTATATTGAAAAAAAATCACCTGAACCACTCATTCCTCTTAATCTTTTTACCAATAAAAGTGTGTTGATCGTAAACTCACTCACATTGATTTCAGGTGCTGTCGTTATCTGTATCACGATTTATTTACCGATCTGGAGCCAAGGAGTTATGGGGAAAACGGCTACACAAGCTGGTTTTGTATTGATGCCACTTCCAGTTATGTGGACACTAGGATCACTAGTTGCTGGGAACTTAGTAGGACGGTTAAAGGATAATTGGATTATTACTCTTGGAATTAGCGTAGTAAGTGCTGCTTCATTACTTTTCTATCTGTTAGATGCTCATTCTCCGACATACTTAATCTATGTCGCCTCAGGTGTTCTAGGTCTTGGAATGGGGCTCATTACACCAATTTACATGCTAATCATTCAGGCTTCTGTACCATCAAATAAACGAGGGGTAGCTGTAGCTTCCAATACGTTTACGAACACATTCAGCCAAACACTCGGATCTGCTGTGTTCGGTACAATATTTAACTTAATCACGATTTCTAAGGCTGAAAAAGCTGGACAAGATCTTGATCTGAATGCTTCTTTTGAACATGGGAGTGAACTACCTACTAGCCAATTGGGTCAACTTCAAGAAATTATAGCTTCAGGGATACATGCTATTTATGGAGTGACTCTCCTATTAACCTTGATCGGTATTGGTATCTCATTTCTCCTTTTAAAATATAAAAATAAAGAATTTATATCTTCAAATGTTCGCTAG